A section of the Paenibacillus aurantius genome encodes:
- a CDS encoding GNAT family N-acetyltransferase, translating into MNLICRSDIPDKEEYFNLFQTTGWNPNGVWTVDMLFVAIKNSWYIITVYDDNKLVASGRLVSDGFIQCFICEMIVRPEYQNKGIGKRVMNELLNYCKTKGIRWVQLACAKGKKEFYEKFGFKERAVDAPGMNLFL; encoded by the coding sequence TTGAATCTTATTTGTCGCAGCGATATTCCAGATAAAGAGGAATACTTTAATTTATTTCAGACAACTGGGTGGAACCCAAACGGTGTTTGGACGGTTGATATGCTTTTTGTAGCCATTAAGAATAGTTGGTACATAATCACTGTCTACGATGATAATAAGCTTGTGGCTTCGGGCCGCCTAGTTTCGGATGGATTTATACAATGTTTTATCTGCGAAATGATCGTAAGGCCCGAATATCAAAATAAAGGAATTGGCAAGAGAGTTATGAACGAACTCCTGAATTATTGTAAGACCAAAGGTATTCGCTGGGTTCAATTAGCCTGTGCTAAAGGTAAGAAAGAGTTCTATGAAAAATTCGGATTCAAAGAGAGAGCAGTGGATGCTCCGGGTATGAATTTATTTCTTTAA
- a CDS encoding ornithine carbamoyltransferase encodes MNLLDISDISSKQITDIFHLADRLKLEKERGSLVGKTFILFFPESSIRTRITFEKGIKDLGGECILFPPETLDKREQVSDVINYLENWADGVIIRHPNLSKIQELSNQSTIPIINAMTSLNHPCEILSDLYSISRQREHFKELVYTFVGPVGNICRSWAEVASLMNLTFNHVCTKGHEMGKDSPTYKFHTELEDILVESDVILTDSLPKEFRTQEYITKYQITLERMKLTKKKAILNPCPPFFRGEEISEEAVSSNYFVGHTFKKNLLYVQQAIVLHCLWN; translated from the coding sequence ATGAATTTGTTGGACATCAGTGATATATCTTCTAAGCAGATAACCGATATATTTCATCTAGCCGATAGACTCAAGTTAGAAAAGGAAAGAGGTTCATTGGTTGGAAAAACGTTCATCCTATTCTTTCCTGAATCAAGTATTAGAACAAGAATTACTTTCGAAAAAGGGATAAAGGATTTGGGAGGAGAGTGCATATTGTTCCCTCCTGAAACCCTAGATAAGAGGGAGCAGGTAAGCGATGTCATTAACTACTTGGAGAATTGGGCGGATGGAGTTATTATAAGACATCCCAATCTTTCGAAAATACAGGAATTGTCTAATCAATCGACGATCCCCATTATAAATGCCATGACCTCCCTTAATCATCCGTGTGAAATCTTATCTGATTTATATTCGATTAGTAGACAAAGAGAGCACTTCAAGGAACTTGTTTATACATTCGTGGGTCCAGTAGGGAATATTTGCAGATCGTGGGCGGAGGTTGCCTCTTTAATGAATCTTACTTTTAATCATGTTTGCACAAAAGGACATGAAATGGGTAAAGATTCCCCCACCTACAAATTCCATACGGAACTTGAGGATATTCTAGTGGAAAGCGATGTAATTTTAACGGATTCCTTACCTAAGGAATTTAGGACTCAGGAATACATCACTAAATACCAAATAACTTTGGAGAGAATGAAGTTAACTAAGAAAAAAGCTATTTTAAATCCGTGCCCTCCTTTTTTCAGAGGGGAAGAGATTAGTGAAGAGGCAGTTTCTTCTAATTATTTTGTGGGACATACATTTAAAAAGAATCTGCTTTATGTTCAACAAGCAATCGTGTTACATTGTCTCTGGAACTAA